The following are encoded in a window of Nakamurella sp. A5-74 genomic DNA:
- a CDS encoding NUDIX domain-containing protein translates to MAAIRRRTARVIPVSPAGRVLMVLGHDPLYPDAPYWFTIGGGLEPGESEKQAARRELWEETGIDRPAADLGEPFLRDEHSYVYNGVEVHANSVFFALALHEDVDVRPPAPSPGEIITDGRWWYPEALTREPLSNPDLPEIVARAVGSL, encoded by the coding sequence ATGGCTGCCATCCGTCGACGCACCGCGCGCGTCATCCCGGTCAGCCCGGCCGGGCGAGTCCTCATGGTGCTGGGGCACGATCCGCTCTATCCGGACGCTCCGTACTGGTTCACGATCGGCGGCGGGCTCGAACCGGGTGAAAGTGAGAAACAGGCGGCCAGACGCGAACTGTGGGAGGAGACGGGTATCGACCGACCCGCCGCGGACCTGGGTGAGCCGTTCCTTCGAGACGAACACAGCTACGTCTACAACGGGGTGGAGGTGCACGCGAACTCCGTCTTCTTCGCGCTCGCCCTCCACGAAGATGTCGACGTCCGGCCGCCCGCACCCAGTCCGGGCGAGATCATCACCGACGGTCGCTGGTGGTACCCGGAGGCGCTCACCCGAGAGCCCCTGTCGAATCCGGATCTGCCCGAGATCGTTGCCCGCGCAGTCGGTTCGCTGTGA
- a CDS encoding GrpB family protein: protein MAETGVRAAGGERRSNIHLRPTNSASARLALLFRDHLRASPQRIVDWSEFKTRVAQHTDDLASYGQIKLPAWRLLMDLAEIWAQQTAWRGVNAA from the coding sequence GTGGCCGAAACGGGTGTTCGCGCCGCCGGCGGGGAGCGACGCAGCAACATCCACCTGCGCCCGACCAACAGTGCCAGCGCGCGCCTGGCACTGCTCTTTCGCGACCATCTACGAGCGAGTCCACAGCGGATCGTCGATTGGTCGGAGTTCAAGACGCGTGTCGCCCAGCACACCGATGATCTCGCCTCGTACGGACAGATCAAACTGCCCGCTTGGCGGCTCCTGATGGATCTCGCGGAGATCTGGGCACAGCAGACGGCATGGCGGGGTGTGAACGCCGCATGA
- a CDS encoding Type 1 glutamine amidotransferase-like domain-containing protein, translating to MMAIRPEGSSFTEPAEHGRGEGSVFLGGGGSPDDERDVWTWAHTGVERVLYWPFALAGNILATADEWFRGSLASIDLHPEVVTWTTLQGRRSDELDEFDLLHVGGGNTFRLLDHIRRHEFFTPVRDFVRRGGDYYGGSAGAVIACADIEIAASRDPNDVGLVDLGALALIPSYSVLPHHDGNVTSPLSWASERNRAVIAVPERGGLHHRLGTFTAIGPDLSMEITSGGMTPRPPGSSWLHRAR from the coding sequence ATGATGGCGATCCGGCCGGAAGGGTCGAGCTTCACAGAACCGGCCGAGCACGGCCGGGGTGAGGGTTCCGTATTCCTCGGCGGCGGTGGTAGCCCCGATGACGAACGGGATGTCTGGACCTGGGCCCACACCGGCGTCGAACGTGTGCTGTATTGGCCATTCGCGCTGGCAGGCAACATCCTGGCCACGGCTGACGAGTGGTTTCGCGGCTCACTCGCCTCGATCGATCTCCACCCGGAGGTGGTCACCTGGACGACCTTGCAGGGCCGTCGCAGCGACGAGCTGGACGAGTTCGACCTGCTGCATGTCGGCGGCGGCAACACCTTTCGGCTCCTCGACCACATTCGCAGACACGAGTTCTTCACCCCCGTGCGGGACTTCGTGCGCCGGGGTGGCGACTACTACGGCGGTAGCGCGGGCGCCGTCATCGCCTGCGCGGACATCGAGATCGCAGCCTCCCGTGATCCGAACGACGTGGGGCTGGTCGATCTCGGCGCGCTCGCGCTGATACCCAGCTACTCGGTGCTGCCGCATCATGACGGGAACGTCACCTCCCCGCTGTCGTGGGCGAGCGAGCGAAACCGCGCGGTGATCGCGGTCCCGGAACGCGGCGGTCTCCATCATCGGCTGGGTACCTTCACCGCGATAGGGCCAGATCTGAGCATGGAGATCACCAGCGGGGGAATGACGCCGCGGCCGCCAGGCTCGTCGTGGCTGCACCGAGCCCGGTAG
- a CDS encoding FtsK/SpoIIIE domain-containing protein, whose product MLALSIVPSSRSGLPPVDVEIRAEADATIGDLAEALGQHLQGSQSRTLFAPTSEGTPWPADRLIAETSLRNGALITVEAVPESWLRAGTRRGEPTVTAVIEVLTGPDAGRTFEVAGARIGIGRGSDNTVVLTDPDVSRRHCHLELDGEPSIVDDGSAGGTHLEGRSIRRPTAITFGSSIRLGQTLLVVRSPHRTRPGGDTGGLLGPDAITRTPRFGIPVPDAELEVPSAPGKPSKHHFPWAMLAMPLVLGASLMGSMGLGRSMIYLTAWPAALIGGHYIQRRQELKDHQEDIVGWREECREMRVGVEELAVAQRIQAFQDDPEAMDLDRRLHTRQLVWVRTAADSDFLAARVGIGTVDAKTRFKSPDSSGAGELRDEIRALVSETATLPDMPVTPELRSAKVFGIVGDPAKVDGAVRNLLVRLAVNHSPFDVSICAALSPGRRDLEGVLRWLPHSGPLPGGMASVSLGAEEGRRLVESLVEERGDHHVVCVVDEASGVPRRVLESVATSQPHCTIIWLGTSRHHAPAATGILLDLIGGDPADGPSVLMRDRGGVHALDTVDELELGTAWRYARALSGFRDVAATVPPDTALPGAVRITELGSDLEDLDDESTILRRWIGSTGLRAQIGVGVDGLVSLDLREDGPHGLVAGTTGAGKSELLQSLIVSLAANNPPDRLTFLLVDYKGGAAFRECADLPHTVGYITDLTPALVHRALVSMNAELTWREHQLNLYGAKDLPALERDHPEAAPPSMLICVDEFAALLAEVPDFIDGMVSIAQRGRSLGMHMILATQRPSGVISDQIKANTDLRIALRVASPDDSDDVIDSPEAGRISRRTPGRAWIKRTGHGTTELVQVAYVGGREPIAESLSPVRIRPHSAIDAPSANAFGPGGAGRATGPAVHPRTDLDRLVETVNRAHLAGGHDDPRRPWLPALPADLVLTPQPADDERSGVLVLGTVDDPANQQQIPLEFDLAKAGHVLVHGASGSGKTAALRTCALAALAHPGAVPFMIHGIDAAGGGLVALEELPHVGSIVPLAGLERTLRLIRMLKRTVDERNALLAGSGAADVDDLARIGRPVPRMLVLIDNLPSLVDTVDSGNMMRRQHYAMFETVLQEGRRCGVHVIATSPQRGGLAMQLMASFGSRFVLRMTTEDDYSMLGVPTNILDGDSVPGRGLEGKLEAQWADPDSVTGERLVDWCTRWSQRHEQTTVRGVPMMPDRVGPNSVPAPVGETIYLGVDADQVAAVGIPLTRRPLLLCGRTRSGRTSVLSAIGQVLRRIDATMPVLAINPRGTGVFDRWGALEITRPDQVVAALEEVLRPRRNAEDGPRAAILVDDVHRWEERWDHDPVVREALGALARVASDAATGERSDVALVAAVHTDQVREATMQSGLVDALYRSRRAVLLMPSENDGMLAGCDVPGAPLEPLTGVGRGLLVEAGQTRTLQFVTS is encoded by the coding sequence ATGCTGGCACTGAGCATTGTCCCGAGCAGTCGCTCGGGCCTGCCGCCGGTCGATGTCGAGATCCGCGCGGAGGCCGACGCGACGATCGGCGACCTGGCCGAGGCCCTCGGTCAGCACCTGCAGGGTTCCCAGAGCCGCACTCTTTTCGCCCCGACCTCCGAGGGCACCCCCTGGCCCGCCGACCGGCTGATCGCCGAGACCTCGCTGCGCAACGGTGCCCTCATCACGGTCGAGGCGGTCCCGGAATCCTGGCTGCGAGCGGGAACACGCCGCGGTGAGCCAACGGTCACCGCCGTGATCGAGGTGCTGACCGGCCCGGACGCCGGTCGCACGTTCGAGGTCGCCGGGGCCAGGATCGGAATCGGTCGCGGCAGCGACAACACCGTGGTGCTGACGGATCCGGACGTCAGCCGCCGGCACTGCCACCTCGAGCTCGACGGCGAACCGAGCATCGTCGACGACGGCTCGGCCGGCGGCACTCATCTCGAGGGACGCTCCATCCGGCGCCCCACTGCCATCACCTTCGGCTCCTCGATCCGGCTGGGTCAGACGCTGTTGGTGGTCCGCTCACCGCATCGGACCAGGCCGGGCGGGGACACCGGTGGACTGCTCGGACCGGACGCGATCACCCGCACACCCCGGTTCGGGATCCCGGTCCCAGACGCCGAGCTGGAGGTGCCGTCGGCCCCCGGCAAGCCGTCCAAGCACCATTTCCCGTGGGCGATGCTCGCTATGCCGCTCGTCCTCGGTGCTTCGCTGATGGGGTCCATGGGTCTGGGCCGGTCGATGATCTACCTGACTGCCTGGCCCGCCGCGCTGATCGGTGGCCACTACATCCAGCGGCGGCAGGAGCTGAAGGACCACCAGGAGGACATTGTCGGCTGGCGCGAGGAATGCCGCGAGATGCGAGTCGGCGTCGAAGAACTTGCTGTGGCGCAACGGATCCAGGCCTTCCAGGACGACCCGGAGGCGATGGATCTGGACCGTCGACTGCACACCAGGCAATTGGTGTGGGTACGCACCGCCGCGGACTCCGACTTCCTCGCTGCCCGGGTCGGCATCGGCACCGTGGATGCGAAGACCCGCTTCAAGTCGCCGGACTCCAGCGGCGCGGGGGAGCTGCGCGACGAGATCCGTGCTCTGGTGTCGGAGACCGCGACGTTGCCGGACATGCCCGTCACCCCGGAACTGCGCAGCGCCAAAGTGTTCGGCATCGTCGGCGATCCGGCGAAGGTCGACGGTGCCGTGCGCAACCTGCTCGTCCGGCTGGCCGTCAACCACTCACCGTTCGACGTCTCGATCTGCGCAGCCCTCTCACCCGGACGCCGTGATCTGGAGGGTGTGCTGCGCTGGCTGCCGCACTCGGGCCCGCTCCCGGGTGGCATGGCCAGTGTTTCGTTGGGCGCCGAGGAGGGCCGCAGGCTGGTGGAGTCGCTGGTCGAGGAGCGCGGCGACCACCATGTCGTCTGCGTCGTCGACGAAGCCTCAGGTGTGCCGCGTCGGGTGCTGGAATCGGTCGCCACGTCCCAGCCGCACTGCACCATCATCTGGCTGGGCACCAGTCGGCACCACGCCCCGGCGGCCACCGGCATCCTGCTCGACCTGATCGGCGGCGATCCCGCGGACGGTCCGAGCGTGCTGATGCGGGACCGCGGCGGCGTCCACGCTCTCGACACCGTTGACGAACTCGAACTGGGGACAGCCTGGAGGTACGCCCGGGCGCTGTCCGGGTTCCGGGACGTCGCGGCCACCGTGCCGCCCGACACCGCACTGCCGGGAGCAGTGCGGATCACCGAACTGGGCAGCGATCTCGAGGATCTCGACGACGAGTCAACGATCCTGCGGCGGTGGATCGGATCGACCGGTCTGCGGGCCCAGATCGGCGTGGGCGTCGACGGTCTGGTGAGCCTGGACCTGCGTGAGGACGGTCCGCACGGGTTGGTCGCCGGCACCACCGGGGCCGGCAAGTCGGAGCTGCTGCAGTCGCTGATCGTCTCGCTGGCCGCCAACAACCCGCCGGACCGATTGACCTTCCTGCTCGTCGACTACAAGGGCGGTGCCGCGTTCCGCGAGTGCGCCGACCTGCCGCACACCGTCGGTTACATCACCGACCTCACTCCCGCCCTCGTACACCGCGCGCTGGTGTCGATGAACGCCGAACTGACCTGGCGCGAGCATCAGCTCAACCTGTACGGCGCCAAGGATTTACCGGCGCTGGAGCGCGATCACCCGGAAGCTGCCCCGCCGTCGATGCTGATCTGCGTCGACGAGTTCGCCGCCCTGCTCGCCGAGGTGCCCGACTTCATCGACGGAATGGTCTCGATCGCCCAACGTGGACGGTCGCTCGGCATGCACATGATCCTGGCCACCCAGCGGCCCTCCGGCGTGATCAGCGATCAGATCAAGGCCAACACCGATCTCCGGATCGCGCTCCGCGTCGCGTCCCCGGACGATTCCGATGACGTCATCGACTCTCCCGAGGCCGGCCGGATCTCCCGCCGCACCCCCGGCCGCGCCTGGATCAAGCGCACCGGTCACGGCACCACCGAACTCGTCCAGGTCGCGTACGTCGGTGGCCGGGAACCGATCGCTGAGTCGCTGTCGCCGGTACGGATCCGACCGCACTCCGCGATCGATGCTCCCTCCGCCAACGCCTTCGGTCCCGGCGGCGCGGGCCGGGCCACCGGACCGGCCGTCCATCCGCGCACCGACCTCGACCGGCTGGTGGAGACTGTCAACCGAGCACACCTGGCCGGCGGACACGACGATCCCCGGCGCCCGTGGCTGCCGGCGCTGCCGGCAGATCTGGTGCTGACCCCACAGCCTGCCGACGACGAGCGGTCCGGGGTGCTCGTGCTCGGTACCGTCGACGACCCGGCCAACCAGCAGCAGATCCCGCTGGAGTTCGACCTGGCCAAGGCCGGCCACGTGCTGGTGCACGGCGCCTCCGGCAGCGGCAAGACAGCCGCGCTGCGGACCTGTGCTCTCGCGGCCCTCGCACATCCGGGTGCCGTGCCCTTCATGATCCACGGCATCGATGCCGCCGGCGGCGGACTCGTTGCGCTGGAGGAACTTCCGCACGTCGGCTCGATCGTGCCGCTGGCCGGTCTCGAGCGCACCCTGCGGCTGATCCGGATGCTCAAGCGCACGGTGGACGAGCGCAACGCGCTGCTCGCCGGCAGCGGTGCAGCGGATGTGGACGATCTGGCCAGGATCGGCCGCCCGGTCCCGCGGATGCTGGTGCTGATCGACAACCTGCCGTCGCTGGTCGACACCGTCGATTCCGGGAACATGATGCGGCGTCAGCATTATGCGATGTTCGAGACAGTGCTGCAGGAAGGCCGGCGGTGCGGCGTCCACGTGATCGCCACCAGCCCCCAGCGCGGCGGGCTGGCCATGCAGCTGATGGCTTCCTTCGGGTCCCGGTTCGTGCTGCGGATGACGACCGAGGACGACTACTCGATGCTCGGGGTGCCCACGAACATCCTGGACGGCGACAGCGTTCCGGGCCGCGGGCTGGAGGGCAAACTCGAGGCCCAGTGGGCGGATCCGGACTCGGTGACCGGGGAGCGCCTGGTCGACTGGTGCACCCGGTGGTCGCAGCGGCACGAGCAGACCACCGTCCGTGGGGTGCCGATGATGCCCGATCGGGTGGGACCGAACTCGGTTCCGGCGCCGGTGGGGGAGACGATCTACCTCGGGGTGGACGCCGATCAGGTTGCCGCGGTCGGCATCCCGCTGACCCGCCGCCCGCTGCTGCTGTGCGGTCGGACCCGATCGGGCCGCACCAGTGTGCTCTCCGCGATCGGCCAGGTGCTCAGGCGCATCGACGCGACCATGCCGGTGCTGGCCATCAACCCGCGCGGTACCGGGGTCTTCGACCGGTGGGGCGCACTGGAGATCACCCGGCCCGATCAGGTGGTGGCCGCACTCGAGGAGGTGCTGCGCCCCAGGCGCAACGCAGAGGACGGGCCGCGGGCCGCGATCCTGGTCGACGACGTGCATCGGTGGGAGGAACGGTGGGACCACGACCCCGTCGTCCGTGAGGCACTCGGTGCGCTGGCCAGGGTTGCTTCCGATGCGGCCACCGGCGAGCGATCCGATGTCGCACTGGTCGCCGCCGTGCACACCGATCAGGTCCGGGAGGCGACGATGCAGTCCGGTCTGGTGGATGCGCTGTACCGCAGCCGCCGCGCTGTACTGCTGATGCCGAGTGAGAACGACGGCATGCTCGCCGGCTGCGACGTGCCGGGGGCCCCGTTGGAGCCGCTGACCGGGGTCGGACGGGGGCTGCTGGTCGAGGCGGGGCAGACCAGGACGCTGCAGTTCGTCACCAGCTGA